The region TATTCTCAAACCTAAATTTGCATTAGTTATCAATTAAAAAAATGAATCTAAAATTAAAAACTATGAAACCTACACAAAAAATTAAAGTCCTATTCGTATTTGCAGTCACGACATTATTTGCAAGTCAAGCACAAGCACAAGAAACAACAACAAATTATGACCAAGGCTTCCGTTTAGGAATTGGTTTGAACGCTGGCTACGCCACTAACGAGCCTTATAAATTAGCCTTAGGAGCCGATGCCAGATTGCAATATGACCTATCAAAAAGATATTCGCTCACCCTAACCACCGGTTTTTCAAACCTATTTGTAAGTGAAGCTGACGGAAGTGATTTAGGTTTTATTCCTGCAAAAGCGGGTTTTAAAGCCTTTATATGGAACGATCAGTTTTATATAATGGGAGAAGCCGGAGCTGCCTTTGCTGTAACAAATGACTACAACCAAACCTCCTTTTTATTAGCTCCAACTATTGGATATGCCACAAAATACATTGACCTTTCGGTACATTACGAACACTATTCTGATTTTCCAAAACTAAACAATAACGGTAAAGGAGTTGGACAAATTGGAATACGTTTGGCCTATGGTTTTAAATTATAAGCTTACTTTAAAACATAAAAAATGCGCTGAAATTCAGCGCATTTTTTATTTATTCTTTTCTCAAAATCTCCTTATACAATTCAATATTTTCCTTGACTTTCTCATCCATTTCAGGCTCTCGGATGTCTGTGTGTTTTTGCATCTCTTCCCAGATAATTTTGCCCACAATATAGCGGCACATCTCCTTATCATCGGCCGGAACTACATACCAAGGCGCATATGCTGTCGAAGTTTTATTAATCGCTTCTTGGTAATAATGCATATAATCCGCCCAGCGTTCCCTTTCCTTCAAATCTCCCGTTGAGAACTTCCAATTGTGCTTTTGCTCTTCTAACCTTCTCAGCAGCCTTTCTCTTTGCTCTTCCTTACTCATGTGTAAAAAGAACTTCAACACAATGCTGCCATTTTGGGTAATATGCTTCTCAAAATTCCTGATCTGTTCCATTCGATTTTGCCAGAATTCAGGAGTAATATCTTCTACCTTTTCAATTCCAGGCAAATTCTCATTCATAATATATTCCGGATGTACCCTTGTAACCAATACATTTTCATAATGCGTTCGATTAAAAACCGCAAACTTGCCTTTTTCAGGCAAAGCCAAATAATGGCGCCATAAATAATCGTGTTCTAACTCGGTCGAATTGGGTGTTTTAAAACTATGCACCACTACCCCACGCGAATTGAACTCCTTAAAAACTTCCCGAATCAAACTGTCCTTTCCCGAAGTATCCATTCCTTGCAAACAAATCAAGACTCCGTAGCGATTATGCGCATACATCACGTCCTGCAATTCACTCAGCTTTTCTCGAACCTTGTCTAATTTATCTTCTTCCTCTTCGTCACTGCTGCCCTCAACAAGCAAAGTAGGTATTTTAGAAAGTTCAATAGGACGAACCACTTTAAAATCATCGGGATTAATTGACTTCATAGGAAATGTTTTATCTTTACTCACTCAAATATAACAAAATAATCAATTGAAATTAAACCATTTATCATCTTAAGCATTAACTAAATTAGGAGCTTTTTCCAGCTATTCGTTGCAATCTATTGTGTCCGCTGTGGCGCACACAATAGGATTTTCACTGCTATCTGGGCTAGGCATTTCCCATTCAATACTAAAATATGAAAAAAATAACATTAGAATTATTCACCACAATTATAGGCATTGGCTCCGCATCTGGGCTTTTTTACCAAGACAACAGTTTACTAATTATTGGTGACAACAGCGGATTTCTATACGAATACAATATCAATTCTCAGGATTTAAAACAACATCCGCTCATCAAAAATCCATCGGTAAATATTCCCAAAAGTGAAAAACCAGATTTTGAATCCATCACTCATTTTCAAGACACCCTATATATTTTTGGTTCGGGTTCTACCCCAAACAGGAATAGGATGGTTGAATTCGATTTAAAGGAAAAAAAGAAAACTGCCACTAATAATCTGGTCGATCTTTATGCTGTGATGCAAAGTTTCGCAAACATCAAACCCGAAGATTTTAATCTCGAAGGCGTTATTTACGATGGTGAAAACTGGTACTTTTTTAACCGTGGCAATGGTATTTCAAACAAAAACACGCTCTTTAGCCTTCGTGCCAAAAAATTAGATCAAGAATTTAGCTTGCTTTCAAATGATTATAAACTGCCAAAAATAAAAGGAGTACGCTCCAGTTTTACCGATGCTGTTTTAATAGAGAATACGATTTATTTTTTGGCCACTGCCGAAAATACCCAATCTACCTATGATGATGGAGAAGTTCTGGGAAGCCTTATTGGACGGATTGATCTTGAGACCATGAAAATTGATTTTACAAAAAAAATAAGCGACAAACATAAATTTGAAGGCATAACTGTTTTCAAAAACACAAAAGAAAAAATAGAAATCCTGCTTTGCGAAGACAACGATACGGATGCATTAAAAAGTAACATTTATAAATTAAGTTTAGATTTAAAATAAACAAAAAAAACTTCTTTTAAGATTAAGCTTATAAAGTTAAATTTAGATTAAATAGAAACCCAAAAGGAGATTTAAAATCCGAAAAGGGTATTTTTGCAAGACAATATTTGATTTTTGAAATCAACAAAAAAACGAAAACATGAACGATTTAAAAAATAAAAATGCGCTGATAACCGGTGCAGGAAAAGGAATTGGTAAAGCCGTAGCAATTGCCTTAGCCAAAGAAGGCGTAAACGTAATATTACTGGCCAGAACCCAAGAAGAGATTGATAATGTAGCTGCAAAAGCGCGTTCACTTAGAGTAAAAGCACTCGCCATAACGGCTGATGTCGCCGATATCAACTCTGTAAATTCTGCTGTTGAAAAAGCTCTAGCCGAATTTGGAACTATTGATATTTTAATCAACAATGCCGGAATTGGTGCTTTTGGTAAATTCTTGGAATTAGAACCAGTAACTTGGGAACGCATTATTCAAGTAAATTTAATGGGAACTTATTATGTAACACGTACCGTTATTCCTAACATGATCGAAAGACAAACAGGAGACATTATCAATATTTCATCGACTGCTGGATTAGCCGGAAATGCTTTAACAAGTGCTTACAGCGCTTCAAAATTTGCTGTTCTTGGCCTGACTGATTCATTAATGCAAGAAATGCGCAAACACAATATTCGCGTAACAGCGCTGACTCCAAGTACCGTTGCTACCGATATGGCCAAAGATTTAAAACTGACCGATGGCAATCCGGAGAAAGTGATGCAAGCCGAAGATATGGCCGAATTAATTATCGCTCAACTTAAATTGAATCGTCGCGTTTTCATTAAAAACAGCAGCATTTGGTCAACCAATCCTTAAAATTAGCCGAAAGTCAAAAGTCTTAAAGTCGAACTTTCTCTACTAAAAAACCATTAAGAGATTAAGAAAATTAAGCTTAAAACTTAATGAAACTTAATCTCTTAATGGTTTAAAAAATTATAGCATTTAATCTCAAAAGAGCTTAATCGCTCAATGATTTTAAAAAACTTATATGACTTATATGTTTAAACCAAAGCAGAAACAAAATCCATTCTTACGCTTCCGTCTTCATCAATTTTAGTCAGATTGATTTCGTGTAAAGTATTCACTAATTCCGGGTTCCAAGGTGTTTTTACTTTGACATAGTTTTCGGTAAAACCGTGAATATAGCCTTCTTTATTTTCACTCTCAAAAAGTACTGTTCTGTTTGTTCCTAACTGACTTTCATAAAAAGCACGACGTTTTTTAACCGATAATCCGCGTAACATTTTGCTGCGTTTTGCACGAACATTGGCAGGAACAACTCCTTCCATTTCAGCTGCTTCGGTATTATCACGCTCTGAATAGGTAAAAACATGCAAATACGAAATATCCATTTCGTTTAGGAAATGATAAGTTTCCAAAAAATGCTCATCGGTTTCACCAGGAAAACCCACAATCACATCCACGCCTATACAAGCGTACGGCATCACTTCCTTGATTTTATTGACTCTTTCGGTATATACTTCGCGCAAATAACGGCGTTTCATCAATTTCAGAATATCGTTACTTCCGGATTGCAACGGAATATGAAAATGTGGTACAAAGGTTCTGCTTTTCGATACAAATTCTATCGTTTCATTTTTCAACAAATTAGGCTCGATAGACGAAATACGCAATCTTTCGATTCCTTCCACTTTATCCAATGCCTGAACCAATTCCAGGAAAGTATGTTCGTGTTTTTTGTTTCCAAATTCACCTTTTCCGTAATCACCAATATTCACACCGGTCAAAACAATTTCCTTGATATTTTGCTTCGAAATTTCGTAGGCATTTTTCAGCACATTTTCCAATTCGTCACTTCTGGAAATTCCTCTGGCAAGCGGAATCGTACAATAAGTACATTTGTAATCACAGCCATCCTGAACTTTCAAGAAAGCGCGGGTTCTGTCACCAATAGAATAACTTCCTACATAGAAATCAGCTTCTGAAATCTCGCAAGAATGGACTTCGCCCAAATCATTTTTGGACAAGTCATTAATATAATCGGTGATTTTAAACTTTTCGGTAGCTCCCAAAACCAAATCAACACCATCAACAGCGGCTAATTCTTCCGGTTTTAATTGGGCATAACAACCCACCGCCGCAATAAAAGCCTTATCATTGAGTTTCATTGCTTTTTTTACAATCTGTTTGAACTGTTTATCAGCGTTTTCGGTTACCGAACAGGTATTGATCACATACATATCGGCCACTTCTTCAAAATCAACACGATCAAAACCTTCATCCTCAATCGAACGCGCAATCGTTGATGTTTCCGAAAAATTCAACTTACAACCCAGCGTATAAAAGGCAACTTTTTTTCTATTTTCCATAAGTAAACTCAATTTAATGAAATCGTTGTCAAAAAAATTGAGGTTGCAAATTTACATATTAATTACAACAATTAAAATGCGATTATCATTATATTTGTAAATAGATTCTAAGCTAAAAAACCATGCAATCAACTAATTTACAAAAAGATAAACTGGAGTTAATCGATAAAATCATCCACACGGAAGATCAAAGCACCTTGGATTTTTTAAAAGAGGTCTTCAGCGATGAACATTCAAAATATGAATTGACCGCTGAACAAAAGTTAATTTTAGAAGACGCAACAGCAAAATACTATTCTGGAGAAGAACCTTCTTTTACTTGGGAAGAAATAAAAAACAATGCCAGAAAAAGCTTTAATGAAAAGAAATCTTAAATTTACTTTTCGTGCTAATATGGATACCATTGTAGCTTATGAATTTTATGAATCCAGATGAAAAAATCTAGGCGAACGATTTCTTGACGAATTAGATAATTGCTACAAATCAATCGTTTTGAATTACACGACTTACAAAGTTGTCTATAAAATATACCATCAAGCAGTCGTAAAAAAATTCCCTTTTGTGGTTTTGTATAGTGTTGACGAAAAAGACATTATTATAACTGCTATCTTCAATACAAACAAAAACCAAAAGAAAAAATTAAGATAACAATTTGGGCGCTACGCAAAGTCTCTGACTTTGTGAATGCATTAATCAGTCTGTGACTGATTTAAAAAACCAATCGAAAACAAAAATCGGTTAAAAACCGTAAATCACGACCTCAAAGTCGGAGACTTTGCGGAGCGCAAACTAAAAAACCATTAAGAAATCAAGATTAAGAACAACTCTTAAATTACCTCAATACCTTAATGGTTCAAATATATAAATTGCAAAAAATCCTAATTCAATATAAATCGGCGAACGACCTCAGCCACACCATGATCATTGTTTGAAGCCACAATCACATCGGCTCTGTCTCTTAATTCTGGATTCACATTATCGACCCAAACTCCTAATCCGGCATATTCTACCATTGTCAAATCATTACCCGCGTTACCAACAGCAATAATTTCGCTTTGTTTAATATCGAGTTTTTCTGCCAGTATTTTTATGCTCGCCGCCTTATCAATGCCATTTTGGGCCACCTCAAGGAAAAAAGGTTTGGACATACTCGCACTCAAATGCGGCATAGCCGCTTTCAAATCTTTTTCGACTTCCTTTAAATAAGTTGGTTCTTCCAATAAAATGCATTTCACAGCCGAAGAAGGCACCGCTTGTTTAAAATCAGCCACTTTATTATGTTCTAAACCCGTTATGTTTTTTTCGATATCAATGAACTCGGAATCGGTTTCACTTACAATTTTCCCATCAACATAAGTAATGATATGCGTTTTACTTTCCAGACTGTAATCATACAATTCATGTATTTGTTGTTGGGTCAAAGTT is a window of Flavobacterium acetivorans DNA encoding:
- a CDS encoding Cof-type HAD-IIB family hydrolase codes for the protein MKYKMLVLDMDDTLLTDDHKISDENKEMLFKAQELGVYVILASGRPTPAMLPFAKELQLDNSYMISYNGAVITDLKEDKVIFEQTLTQQQIHELYDYSLESKTHIITYVDGKIVSETDSEFIDIEKNITGLEHNKVADFKQAVPSSAVKCILLEEPTYLKEVEKDLKAAMPHLSASMSKPFFLEVAQNGIDKAASIKILAEKLDIKQSEIIAVGNAGNDLTMVEYAGLGVWVDNVNPELRDRADVIVASNNDHGVAEVVRRFILN
- a CDS encoding 3-ketoacyl-ACP reductase; this translates as MNDLKNKNALITGAGKGIGKAVAIALAKEGVNVILLARTQEEIDNVAAKARSLRVKALAITADVADINSVNSAVEKALAEFGTIDILINNAGIGAFGKFLELEPVTWERIIQVNLMGTYYVTRTVIPNMIERQTGDIINISSTAGLAGNALTSAYSASKFAVLGLTDSLMQEMRKHNIRVTALTPSTVATDMAKDLKLTDGNPEKVMQAEDMAELIIAQLKLNRRVFIKNSSIWSTNP
- the mtaB gene encoding tRNA (N(6)-L-threonylcarbamoyladenosine(37)-C(2))-methylthiotransferase MtaB, encoding MENRKKVAFYTLGCKLNFSETSTIARSIEDEGFDRVDFEEVADMYVINTCSVTENADKQFKQIVKKAMKLNDKAFIAAVGCYAQLKPEELAAVDGVDLVLGATEKFKITDYINDLSKNDLGEVHSCEISEADFYVGSYSIGDRTRAFLKVQDGCDYKCTYCTIPLARGISRSDELENVLKNAYEISKQNIKEIVLTGVNIGDYGKGEFGNKKHEHTFLELVQALDKVEGIERLRISSIEPNLLKNETIEFVSKSRTFVPHFHIPLQSGSNDILKLMKRRYLREVYTERVNKIKEVMPYACIGVDVIVGFPGETDEHFLETYHFLNEMDISYLHVFTYSERDNTEAAEMEGVVPANVRAKRSKMLRGLSVKKRRAFYESQLGTNRTVLFESENKEGYIHGFTENYVKVKTPWNPELVNTLHEINLTKIDEDGSVRMDFVSALV
- a CDS encoding DUF6929 family protein — encoded protein: MKKITLELFTTIIGIGSASGLFYQDNSLLIIGDNSGFLYEYNINSQDLKQHPLIKNPSVNIPKSEKPDFESITHFQDTLYIFGSGSTPNRNRMVEFDLKEKKKTATNNLVDLYAVMQSFANIKPEDFNLEGVIYDGENWYFFNRGNGISNKNTLFSLRAKKLDQEFSLLSNDYKLPKIKGVRSSFTDAVLIENTIYFLATAENTQSTYDDGEVLGSLIGRIDLETMKIDFTKKISDKHKFEGITVFKNTKEKIEILLCEDNDTDALKSNIYKLSLDLK
- a CDS encoding PPK2 family polyphosphate kinase; protein product: MKSINPDDFKVVRPIELSKIPTLLVEGSSDEEEEDKLDKVREKLSELQDVMYAHNRYGVLICLQGMDTSGKDSLIREVFKEFNSRGVVVHSFKTPNSTELEHDYLWRHYLALPEKGKFAVFNRTHYENVLVTRVHPEYIMNENLPGIEKVEDITPEFWQNRMEQIRNFEKHITQNGSIVLKFFLHMSKEEQRERLLRRLEEQKHNWKFSTGDLKERERWADYMHYYQEAINKTSTAYAPWYVVPADDKEMCRYIVGKIIWEEMQKHTDIREPEMDEKVKENIELYKEILRKE